In Mesorhizobium sp. 113-3-3, a genomic segment contains:
- a CDS encoding ABC transporter transmembrane domain-containing protein: protein MVPEQPDGSDLHPIPTSAAPGSTALCQARTFAAPGLRAAIALQMVRSVLRLAFTGLSAIFVGEMITGDANLPLLGAALATLILVSTIGLLTDRAVANTELKVANGLLGTARSALAAAQSRDIQAMPLGTLIAGLQRYPQAVASLAVGHRLASVMLGLGPLVAAAAIMAVSWQAALVLVVLTPVMIVFFILIGRAIRIGAEAQEKAFGRLAAQFADRIRALPTILGNHALPRESRKLATRMDAYTSGTMSVLRVAFLNAGIIDLFASLSIAILAVFLGLGHLKLMSVPGFAGLQLWQSLFILMIAPEYFAPFRRYAEQYHAKSEGFAAATALDTLVLAARPQFADFEAAILTRELLGEASLLPRTGLVAITGASGSGKSTLLRHVAGLRSALPDQTERDQPGIAWCSTEIYVPEGTLGDAIGWEAGPCSRTRLFLAAGSVGLLDDALLPGGIDASIKAGGENLSGGQRVRIGLARALLSGRDIFADEPTAKLDPANAAMVRRALADAAQTRLVLVATHDRALAMLAGNTIDVGWHNRQAQEKVA, encoded by the coding sequence ATGGTGCCGGAACAACCTGACGGGTCCGACCTGCATCCCATTCCTACATCGGCAGCGCCGGGCAGCACGGCACTTTGCCAGGCGCGAACCTTTGCCGCCCCCGGCCTGCGTGCCGCTATAGCGCTCCAAATGGTGCGTTCGGTCCTGCGACTTGCCTTCACCGGCCTGTCTGCAATCTTCGTCGGCGAGATGATCACGGGAGACGCCAATTTGCCGCTCCTCGGAGCGGCATTGGCTACCCTGATCCTCGTTTCCACGATCGGCCTTTTGACAGACCGCGCTGTTGCCAATACGGAGCTGAAGGTCGCCAATGGGCTACTTGGGACGGCGCGCAGCGCCCTTGCCGCGGCGCAGTCCCGCGACATCCAGGCAATGCCGCTCGGAACGTTGATTGCCGGACTGCAACGCTATCCGCAAGCCGTCGCAAGTCTCGCAGTGGGACATCGCCTGGCCTCGGTCATGCTGGGGCTCGGCCCACTGGTTGCCGCGGCAGCAATCATGGCGGTCTCTTGGCAAGCTGCGTTGGTACTTGTGGTTCTAACGCCGGTGATGATTGTCTTCTTTATCCTGATCGGCCGTGCGATCCGGATCGGCGCCGAGGCACAGGAGAAGGCCTTCGGCCGCCTCGCAGCACAATTCGCCGATCGAATCCGGGCGTTGCCGACAATTTTGGGAAACCATGCACTGCCGCGTGAGAGCCGCAAGCTCGCGACGCGGATGGACGCCTATACATCGGGCACGATGAGCGTCCTCAGGGTCGCCTTCCTCAACGCTGGCATCATCGACCTCTTCGCGTCGCTTTCGATCGCGATCCTTGCCGTATTTCTCGGCCTCGGACATCTCAAGCTGATGAGTGTTCCCGGCTTTGCCGGGCTGCAACTCTGGCAAAGCCTGTTCATACTCATGATCGCGCCCGAATATTTCGCTCCGTTCCGCCGTTATGCCGAGCAGTATCACGCCAAGTCGGAGGGGTTCGCAGCCGCCACGGCGCTCGACACGCTTGTTCTGGCAGCGCGTCCGCAGTTCGCGGACTTCGAAGCGGCTATCTTGACCCGCGAACTGCTTGGCGAAGCATCGCTCCTGCCTCGGACGGGGCTGGTGGCCATCACCGGGGCGAGCGGATCAGGCAAATCTACCTTGCTGCGCCACGTTGCCGGGCTCCGTTCAGCACTGCCGGATCAAACGGAGCGCGACCAGCCTGGCATCGCGTGGTGCTCGACCGAGATCTATGTACCCGAAGGCACCCTTGGCGACGCCATCGGCTGGGAAGCTGGACCGTGTTCCCGGACCCGCTTGTTCCTGGCTGCGGGCAGTGTCGGCCTCCTCGACGACGCGCTTCTGCCTGGAGGGATCGATGCATCGATCAAGGCCGGCGGCGAAAACCTTTCAGGCGGACAACGCGTGCGTATCGGACTGGCGCGAGCGCTGCTCTCGGGCCGCGACATCTTCGCCGACGAGCCGACCGCCAAGCTTGATCCCGCAAATGCCGCGATGGTCCGCCGCGCGCTCGCCGATGCGGCGCAGACCCGCCTGGTTCTCGTCGCAACGCATGACAGGGCCCTGGCCATGCTTGCTGGCAACACGATCGACGTTGGATGGCACAACCGGCAGGCACAGGAGAAGGTCGCGTGA
- a CDS encoding ATP-binding cassette domain-containing protein has product MKDNVSSIVNLPQASIRQTAPWRLALVFAFAALAGGILLTSVSVWLLGAVALAGMTPAALTFSFQMPAAFIRLFALTRTAAKYGERVVGHRAALTDQNVRRSALFAAMAAAPSVRRASWQLGNQDRLADFLDDVEDVDYARLRVSLPSVTLCVALLLLLATTLWMTPLAGVAILILFAASAAAAVYLASRIEADQAALRLSRRHASRLLGAAMQAVVPLHGERRWDAMLGEPFGGYTDAQNRALMLRRRQALLDMLASCMAPCAMLSVLACAWLAGLRGAALLPPALLAFAWLAVGDSLQGASRILIAFVRAKAAKAALAKWLTAPDAPPRRYAQDRISTLSLDGLPRCAPDGRRIGRPLAAVFKAGRPTALHGPSGCGKTSLLKQIAGWLDAGDGRIAADGVGLRLEARRSMTCFCPHDATVLADTVRENLFAPNATDEELWAALNAVELEGRISAAGGLDSWLTQGELSLGEAQRLNLARAWLSDKPIVLLDEPTEHLDAEQGERILSILLHRLRQRIVILSSHEPCGMASGGLVFRHIAQG; this is encoded by the coding sequence GTGAAAGACAACGTTTCCTCGATCGTCAACCTGCCGCAGGCAAGCATCCGGCAGACGGCGCCATGGCGCCTCGCCCTTGTGTTCGCATTTGCGGCCTTGGCGGGAGGGATCTTGCTGACGAGCGTATCCGTATGGCTTTTGGGCGCTGTCGCTCTGGCTGGAATGACACCCGCCGCTTTGACGTTCAGCTTTCAAATGCCCGCCGCATTCATACGGCTGTTCGCCCTGACCCGAACGGCGGCCAAATATGGCGAGCGTGTTGTCGGGCATCGGGCGGCGCTGACGGATCAGAACGTGCGCCGATCGGCGCTTTTCGCCGCGATGGCCGCCGCCCCGTCCGTTCGCAGGGCCAGTTGGCAACTTGGCAACCAGGATCGCCTTGCCGACTTTCTCGACGATGTCGAGGACGTGGACTACGCACGCCTGCGCGTCAGCCTGCCGTCGGTGACCCTTTGTGTTGCCCTTCTCTTGCTTCTGGCAACAACTCTTTGGATGACCCCGTTGGCAGGCGTCGCTATTTTGATCCTCTTCGCGGCGAGCGCCGCCGCGGCCGTCTACCTCGCCAGCCGGATTGAAGCCGATCAGGCTGCACTGCGCCTAAGCCGGCGGCACGCCTCGCGCCTGCTTGGCGCCGCGATGCAGGCCGTGGTTCCGTTACATGGCGAAAGGCGCTGGGACGCTATGCTTGGCGAGCCGTTCGGCGGTTATACCGATGCGCAGAACCGCGCGCTGATGCTTCGCCGCCGCCAGGCGCTGTTGGACATGCTGGCCAGTTGCATGGCGCCATGCGCCATGCTGAGCGTTCTGGCATGCGCGTGGCTGGCGGGCCTGCGCGGCGCGGCTCTGTTGCCACCGGCGCTCCTGGCATTCGCCTGGCTTGCCGTCGGGGACTCTCTCCAGGGCGCATCGAGGATTCTGATTGCCTTTGTACGCGCGAAGGCAGCGAAGGCCGCGCTGGCGAAATGGCTTACCGCTCCGGACGCACCGCCACGTCGATATGCCCAGGATCGCATTTCCACGCTTTCCCTGGACGGCTTGCCGCGCTGTGCTCCAGATGGCCGACGGATTGGACGGCCTCTCGCCGCAGTGTTCAAAGCGGGCAGGCCGACAGCCCTGCATGGCCCCAGCGGCTGCGGCAAGACCTCCCTGCTCAAGCAGATCGCCGGCTGGCTGGATGCCGGTGATGGACGCATCGCGGCAGATGGCGTGGGGCTGCGGTTGGAAGCACGCCGGTCCATGACTTGCTTTTGCCCGCACGACGCGACCGTTTTGGCCGACACGGTGCGCGAGAACCTGTTTGCCCCAAACGCCACCGACGAAGAATTGTGGGCTGCGTTGAACGCGGTGGAACTGGAGGGCAGGATCAGCGCAGCCGGCGGCTTGGACAGCTGGCTCACGCAAGGCGAGCTGTCGCTCGGCGAGGCGCAAAGGCTGAACCTCGCCCGCGCCTGGCTTTCCGACAAGCCTATCGTGCTGTTGGATGAACCGACCGAACATCTTGATGCCGAACAGGGCGAACGCATCCTCAGCATCTTGCTGCATCGGCTGCGGCAACGCATCGTGATCCTGTCGAGCCACGAGCCATGCGGAATGGCTTCGGGGGGTCTCGTCTTTCGTCACATTGCGCAAGGGTGA
- a CDS encoding 4'-phosphopantetheinyl transferase family protein — translation MNTVRRQSGAARIVARSLLQELGQACEAINKSTGGPPIWPRGIVGSLAHDRKTAVAAVSPKSRFLTLGIDIEPAETLPKDLIDIVTTNGERSRLGMSPLYARCLFVLKEAVYKASFPLDGLFLDFYDVDDVEDAAVTGRQWRLHHRPAHPCAM, via the coding sequence GTGAACACAGTTCGCAGACAAAGTGGTGCTGCTCGAATCGTTGCCCGATCATTGCTCCAAGAGTTGGGCCAGGCCTGCGAAGCGATCAACAAGTCAACGGGTGGACCACCAATCTGGCCCAGAGGAATTGTGGGTTCATTGGCGCATGATCGAAAAACAGCAGTGGCGGCCGTTTCACCGAAAAGCAGATTTTTGACTCTCGGTATTGATATCGAGCCAGCAGAAACCTTGCCCAAAGATCTCATCGACATCGTGACGACAAATGGCGAACGCAGTCGCCTTGGCATGTCTCCACTTTATGCCCGCTGCCTGTTTGTTTTAAAGGAGGCCGTTTACAAAGCTTCATTCCCTTTGGATGGTCTTTTCCTCGATTTCTATGACGTTGACGACGTTGAAGACGCCGCGGTTACTGGCCGGCAGTGGCGATTGCACCATCGTCCAGCTCACCCTTGCGCAATGTGA
- a CDS encoding baeRF12 domain-containing protein yields the protein MGRRPTSKSDYHQKLSAVLVGEIPKDLTGHSAHEIEKVVAAA from the coding sequence ATAGGTCGACGGCCAACGAGTAAATCAGACTACCACCAGAAACTTTCGGCCGTGCTCGTGGGCGAAATCCCCAAGGATCTTACAGGGCATTCAGCGCATGAGATAGAGAAGGTGGTTGCCGCCGCGTAG
- a CDS encoding phosphatase PAP2 family protein, with product MSEPAPDIERRPLGSPCPPPPTGISGASAQDKYSLVAVMLVACLVLGFGVLAEEVLEGDTTKFDLAIMSTLRAADPANPIGPPWLQEAARDVTSVGSVVFLGFVLVAGVVYLLLIHKRALAIWMGVAVTGGELLGTILKLSFNRPRPEIPHVTRVFTASFPSGHAMLSAITFLTVGALLSHANQDRRLKLYFMALAVFLTVAVGVSRVYLAVHYPTDVLAGWCIGSGWAILCWIVALWFQERPKRGPKT from the coding sequence TTGAGCGAACCAGCCCCAGATATCGAGCGAAGGCCTCTCGGCAGTCCCTGCCCTCCCCCGCCGACTGGGATTAGCGGTGCATCCGCTCAAGACAAATACAGCCTTGTCGCGGTGATGCTTGTGGCATGCCTCGTTCTCGGCTTTGGGGTGCTCGCCGAGGAGGTCCTGGAAGGCGATACGACCAAATTTGACCTGGCGATCATGTCGACCCTTCGCGCTGCCGATCCCGCCAACCCGATCGGTCCGCCATGGCTACAGGAAGCAGCCAGGGATGTGACCTCAGTCGGAAGCGTGGTGTTTCTTGGATTCGTGTTGGTGGCAGGGGTTGTCTATCTTCTTCTCATTCACAAGCGGGCTCTCGCCATTTGGATGGGGGTGGCGGTGACCGGCGGCGAACTGCTTGGCACCATCCTGAAATTGAGCTTCAACCGGCCCAGGCCGGAAATCCCTCATGTCACGCGGGTATTCACCGCAAGCTTCCCGAGCGGCCATGCAATGCTCTCGGCGATCACGTTCCTGACCGTGGGCGCCCTCCTTTCGCACGCAAATCAGGATCGGCGTCTCAAACTGTATTTCATGGCGCTCGCTGTGTTTCTGACGGTGGCCGTTGGCGTAAGCCGGGTTTATCTCGCGGTCCACTATCCCACGGATGTGTTGGCCGGCTGGTGCATTGGTTCAGGCTGGGCGATCCTGTGCTGGATAGTCGCTTTATGGTTTCAGGAAAGGCCGAAGCGGGGGCCAAAGACTTGA
- a CDS encoding diacylglycerol/lipid kinase family protein, with protein sequence MVSGKAEAGAKDLKVMALINKRAGAAARKGDIERAVRDGFAERGVEADVRLVEGREVGELARRFVADNKSTSGDQSILVVGGGDGTLGSAASALAGTDVVLGILPLGTLNHFAKDLGVPLDLTAAIGTVATGKPVAVDVAEVNGRVFLNNSSIGIYPFFVAKRSAEQRHRGFGKLAAIGPALMRTLRSASWQAVHVAAQGTRERLRTPCVFVGNNFYDIADLGRRGSLTSKELCVYVVKQQSWFGLALLPFKIAFGMIDSARDLEIYRAGSLQITSHRHAMLVSLDGEAVSMAMPLNFRIRPAALHVLAPAKRDQNR encoded by the coding sequence ATGGTTTCAGGAAAGGCCGAAGCGGGGGCCAAAGACTTGAAGGTCATGGCACTCATCAACAAAAGGGCCGGCGCTGCGGCGCGCAAGGGCGACATCGAGAGAGCCGTACGGGATGGGTTCGCCGAACGTGGCGTCGAGGCGGATGTGCGATTGGTGGAAGGGCGAGAGGTTGGAGAACTCGCCCGGCGCTTCGTTGCTGACAACAAGTCGACTTCCGGCGATCAATCAATATTGGTAGTGGGCGGTGGCGACGGCACTCTCGGCAGCGCGGCCTCGGCGCTGGCGGGGACGGATGTGGTGCTCGGTATTCTTCCGCTCGGCACGCTAAACCACTTTGCCAAGGATTTGGGTGTGCCGCTCGACCTGACTGCGGCGATCGGTACAGTCGCGACGGGCAAGCCTGTCGCAGTCGATGTCGCCGAGGTCAACGGCCGAGTCTTTCTCAACAACTCATCGATCGGCATCTATCCCTTCTTTGTAGCAAAGCGTTCAGCCGAGCAGCGGCACCGCGGGTTCGGCAAGCTTGCCGCCATCGGTCCCGCCCTGATGAGAACGTTGAGATCCGCCTCCTGGCAGGCTGTCCACGTCGCTGCCCAGGGCACCCGCGAGAGATTGCGGACCCCTTGCGTATTTGTCGGCAACAATTTCTACGACATCGCCGATCTTGGCCGTCGCGGCAGCCTCACGTCAAAAGAACTGTGTGTCTATGTCGTCAAGCAGCAGTCCTGGTTTGGACTCGCACTGCTTCCGTTCAAAATCGCGTTCGGCATGATCGACTCCGCCCGAGATCTGGAAATCTATCGGGCTGGTTCACTTCAAATCACATCGCATCGCCACGCCATGCTGGTTTCTCTGGATGGCGAAGCCGTCAGTATGGCCATGCCCCTGAACTTTCGGATTCGACCAGCGGCCTTGCACGTCCTTGCACCTGCCAAAAGAGACCAGAACCGGTGA
- a CDS encoding metallophosphoesterase family protein, whose protein sequence is MKTLVHLSDLHFGKTESRLVEAIATEVLAVDSDLLVVSGDLTQRARKEEFLQARAFLDSLPGPRIVVPGNHDVPLWNLFARAMTPLSRYRRYIEADTDPFYADGEIAVVGINTARSLTIKDGRINVRQLEAATEKFAHMSDDVTRIVVTHHPFEGLDLENDDGIVGRADLAMDAFSRSGVDVILSGHQHLHRAGSSARRYLIDGYAALLIQAGTAVSSRVRQAANSFNIIRVEQPRISIECRAWQPSQSGFETSASYSFRQGPGGWEPA, encoded by the coding sequence GTGAAAACCCTGGTCCACCTTTCGGATTTGCACTTCGGAAAGACAGAGAGCCGGCTTGTGGAGGCGATTGCGACGGAGGTTCTTGCGGTCGACTCCGATTTGCTCGTCGTGTCAGGAGATCTGACGCAGCGCGCCCGGAAAGAGGAGTTCCTGCAGGCGCGGGCATTCCTTGATTCCCTTCCTGGCCCCCGCATCGTGGTGCCAGGCAATCACGACGTGCCGCTCTGGAATCTCTTCGCGCGTGCCATGACGCCTCTGTCGCGTTACAGGCGCTACATCGAGGCGGACACCGACCCGTTCTATGCCGACGGCGAAATCGCCGTGGTCGGGATCAACACGGCACGATCCCTGACAATAAAGGACGGCAGGATCAACGTCCGCCAGCTCGAGGCGGCGACGGAAAAATTCGCACATATGTCCGATGACGTTACCCGGATAGTGGTCACGCATCATCCTTTCGAAGGGCTGGACCTGGAAAACGACGACGGCATCGTGGGCCGGGCTGATCTGGCAATGGACGCCTTCTCGCGCAGCGGCGTAGACGTAATATTGTCTGGCCACCAGCATCTTCACCGCGCTGGTTCGAGCGCACGGCGCTACCTTATCGACGGCTATGCGGCACTGCTTATTCAAGCGGGAACGGCGGTTTCGTCGCGGGTACGCCAAGCTGCAAATTCGTTTAACATCATTCGCGTCGAGCAGCCGAGGATCTCCATCGAATGTCGGGCATGGCAGCCTTCGCAGTCCGGGTTCGAAACCTCAGCCAGTTATTCCTTTCGGCAAGGTCCAGGCGGGTGGGAACCTGCTTGA
- a CDS encoding phospholipase D family protein yields MDVSITQTSADKIKAGKSGLLLISDNYDAFAARVLAARGAARTLDLMYYLWHDDHTGRLLLQEVVRAAQRGVRVRMLLDDVNPRKSDAAYLALSNHPNIELKLFNPSGIRARGLMRGAEVLLRLFALTRRMHNKAWIADDNIAIVGGRNIGDAYFDAAETNFRDLDMLLLGPAVQQTAQIFQTFWVCQDAKPIAELGASVPGSHASYFDGSEEKTESTLLSGIRDKGSIAEFIAASSNVHWVERVRVISDPPEKVRGWRPRGWLMKELLPIIQSARKRVEIVSPYFIPGKKGSKILGDLVDDGVQVSVLTNSLAATDVAAVHGAYANYRKRLLRMGVQLFELQPFSRQPKISVFGSKGASLHTKAFSVDDRIGFVGSFNFDPRSVSLNSEMGVLFEHENLVAELRHRFKSEIAPEASYRLELKNEVLRWHGSDEGRPQTYTREPEAAWSRRILAALVRHLPIESQL; encoded by the coding sequence ATGGACGTCTCGATTACGCAAACATCGGCCGATAAAATCAAAGCAGGTAAGAGCGGCCTGCTGCTGATTTCGGACAATTACGATGCGTTCGCCGCGCGTGTTTTAGCGGCAAGGGGCGCGGCTCGCACTCTCGATCTCATGTACTATCTCTGGCATGACGACCACACTGGGCGCTTGCTTTTGCAGGAAGTTGTCCGGGCGGCCCAGCGAGGCGTGCGGGTCAGAATGCTGCTCGACGACGTCAATCCGCGCAAGAGCGATGCCGCCTATTTGGCGCTGAGCAACCATCCAAACATCGAACTCAAATTGTTCAACCCGAGCGGCATCAGAGCGCGCGGCCTCATGCGCGGCGCGGAAGTCCTCTTGCGGCTCTTTGCATTGACAAGGCGGATGCACAACAAGGCGTGGATTGCCGACGACAACATCGCCATTGTCGGTGGGCGCAATATCGGCGATGCGTATTTTGACGCAGCGGAGACGAATTTCCGTGACCTCGACATGCTGCTTCTCGGTCCCGCCGTCCAGCAAACCGCACAGATCTTCCAAACGTTCTGGGTATGTCAGGACGCCAAGCCAATAGCTGAACTCGGCGCATCCGTTCCAGGCTCGCATGCCTCGTATTTCGACGGAAGCGAGGAGAAAACCGAATCGACGCTTCTGAGCGGTATCAGGGACAAGGGCTCCATCGCCGAGTTCATAGCGGCGAGCAGCAACGTACATTGGGTCGAGCGCGTGCGCGTGATCTCCGACCCTCCGGAAAAGGTCCGAGGCTGGAGACCGCGCGGTTGGCTGATGAAGGAGTTGCTTCCAATCATTCAGTCGGCGCGCAAGCGGGTGGAAATCGTGTCCCCGTATTTTATCCCCGGCAAGAAGGGTTCAAAAATCCTCGGCGACCTCGTCGACGATGGAGTGCAGGTTTCTGTTTTGACCAACTCCTTGGCCGCGACCGATGTCGCCGCGGTCCACGGGGCATACGCCAACTATCGCAAGCGCTTGCTGAGAATGGGCGTGCAGCTTTTCGAGCTCCAACCCTTTAGCCGGCAGCCCAAGATTTCCGTATTTGGATCCAAGGGCGCCAGCCTGCACACCAAAGCGTTCAGCGTCGACGACAGGATCGGTTTCGTCGGATCCTTCAACTTCGATCCGCGGTCCGTATCCCTGAATTCGGAAATGGGCGTGCTTTTTGAACACGAGAATCTGGTCGCGGAACTGCGGCACAGGTTCAAATCGGAGATAGCGCCGGAAGCGAGCTACCGGCTCGAATTGAAGAACGAGGTTCTTCGCTGGCATGGCAGCGATGAAGGCAGGCCGCAAACCTACACTCGCGAACCCGAGGCAGCATGGTCCCGCCGCATACTGGCCGCCTTGGTCAGGCACCTCCCCATCGAATCTCAGCTTTAG
- a CDS encoding low affinity iron permease family protein: MNRILFVAADFLSRPPGFYVMMVAMVLCTALVPFGLTNAVTYALSVAAIVITGVVLIQGYRDTAAIHAKLDEIIVSLDETRNDVVGLEHAEPEEIREKIALLEQEAAQRNERAT; encoded by the coding sequence ATGAACCGCATCCTTTTTGTGGCGGCGGACTTCCTTTCCCGCCCGCCGGGCTTCTACGTCATGATGGTCGCAATGGTATTGTGCACCGCGCTGGTGCCATTCGGACTGACCAACGCAGTCACCTATGCCCTTTCGGTGGCCGCCATTGTGATCACCGGTGTTGTCCTGATACAGGGCTATCGCGATACCGCCGCCATCCACGCCAAGCTTGATGAGATCATCGTTTCACTGGACGAGACCAGAAACGACGTTGTCGGCCTGGAACATGCCGAGCCGGAGGAAATCCGCGAAAAGATTGCGTTGCTCGAACAAGAAGCAGCGCAACGAAATGAGCGAGCCACCTGA
- a CDS encoding DUF1236 domain-containing protein yields MKLHLSAAAAAFLLLAGAGVAAAEDIIIQPEQETVIREYVKKQPLASVKVPGVELNIGTALPDTVELHEVPNVKYRYVVIDNRTVLVDPSSHKIIKVYD; encoded by the coding sequence ATGAAATTGCATCTGTCTGCCGCAGCCGCGGCATTTCTTCTGCTCGCAGGGGCCGGCGTTGCGGCGGCCGAGGACATCATCATTCAGCCGGAGCAGGAAACGGTTATTCGTGAATATGTGAAGAAGCAGCCGCTTGCTTCTGTGAAGGTTCCCGGTGTCGAACTCAACATCGGCACGGCGCTGCCCGACACGGTCGAACTCCACGAAGTTCCGAACGTCAAATACCGCTATGTCGTGATCGACAACCGGACGGTTCTGGTCGATCCAAGCAGCCACAAGATCATCAAAGTCTACGACTGA
- a CDS encoding DUF6894 family protein, with protein MEIVRTQVLNATALNGQAILRVVFCGEGSECVTVDMANVDGDEEFALTRAKAILVQTATFGLAANEYDATSNGNFDEVAVTSASDTGGDVYLFDYRDGETSRRIPPSRMPSLEAARAEAIRCAVDLLVDLEPGTDALSGWLVRVSDEKGELVYTVDVLEAEAARKASH; from the coding sequence ATGGAAATCGTTCGGACTCAAGTCTTGAATGCCACCGCGTTGAACGGCCAAGCGATCCTGCGCGTGGTTTTTTGCGGCGAGGGCAGTGAATGCGTTACCGTGGATATGGCTAATGTCGATGGAGACGAGGAATTTGCTCTGACCCGCGCAAAGGCCATTCTCGTCCAAACCGCCACATTCGGTCTTGCCGCCAACGAGTATGACGCAACCAGCAATGGAAACTTCGACGAAGTCGCGGTGACGTCGGCAAGCGATACGGGGGGCGATGTTTATCTCTTCGACTATCGCGACGGCGAAACCAGTCGGCGGATACCTCCCTCCCGTATGCCAAGCCTCGAAGCTGCACGGGCCGAAGCAATCCGCTGCGCAGTCGATCTGTTGGTCGATCTGGAGCCCGGGACCGATGCACTGTCCGGCTGGCTGGTCCGGGTCTCGGACGAAAAGGGTGAACTTGTCTATACGGTGGATGTCCTCGAGGCCGAGGCCGCTCGCAAGGCCAGCCACTAA